In a single window of the Frondihabitans peucedani genome:
- a CDS encoding WhiB family transcriptional regulator, whose product MLGVPGVRKPETDEDSQLSWQADSLCAQTDPEAFFPEKGGSTRDAKKICASCDVRAQCLEYALQNDERFGIWGGLSERERRKLRRRA is encoded by the coding sequence CTGCTCGGCGTCCCGGGCGTCCGCAAGCCCGAGACCGACGAAGACAGCCAGCTCTCCTGGCAGGCCGACTCGCTCTGCGCGCAGACCGACCCCGAGGCCTTCTTCCCCGAGAAGGGCGGCTCCACCCGCGACGCGAAGAAGATCTGCGCGTCCTGCGACGTCCGCGCCCAGTGCCTCGAGTACGCCTTGCAGAACGACGAGCGATTCGGCATCTGGGGCGGTCTGAGCGAGCGCGAGCGCCGCAAGCTCCGCCGCCGCGCCTGA
- the galE gene encoding UDP-glucose 4-epimerase GalE, translating into MSWLVTGGAGYIGSHVVRALAAEGLDPVVLDDLSSGIASFVPEGVPFVRGTILDQPLLERAIDEHGVTGVVHVAGYKYAGVSVQRPLHTYEQNVTGTAVLLQAMAAQGVDRIVFSSSAAVYGTPDTETVTEGTPKSPESPYGESKLIGEWLLRDQGVATGLRHTSLRYFNVVGSGEPDLYDASPHNLFPLVFQALLDGKTPKIFGDDYATPDGTCVRDYVHVADLAVSHAAAARRLDAGDTLEAAYNLGSGDGVSVKQIMDAMAQATGIAFDPEVAPRRPGDPDRIVAEGVLAGRDLDWQMRHTLLEMVSSAWEARKAAA; encoded by the coding sequence ATGTCTTGGTTGGTCACCGGCGGCGCCGGGTACATCGGTTCACACGTGGTTCGAGCGCTCGCGGCGGAGGGGCTCGACCCCGTGGTGCTCGACGACCTGTCGTCGGGCATCGCCTCGTTCGTGCCGGAGGGCGTCCCGTTCGTCCGCGGCACGATCCTCGACCAGCCGCTGCTCGAGCGCGCCATCGACGAGCACGGCGTGACCGGCGTGGTGCACGTCGCGGGCTACAAGTACGCGGGCGTCTCCGTTCAGCGGCCCCTGCACACCTACGAGCAGAACGTGACCGGCACGGCCGTGCTCCTCCAGGCGATGGCCGCCCAGGGCGTCGACCGCATCGTGTTCTCGTCGAGCGCCGCCGTCTACGGCACGCCCGACACCGAGACCGTGACCGAGGGCACCCCGAAGAGCCCCGAGTCGCCCTACGGCGAGTCGAAGCTCATCGGCGAGTGGCTGCTCCGCGACCAGGGTGTCGCCACCGGGCTCCGGCACACCAGCCTCCGCTACTTCAACGTCGTCGGCTCGGGCGAGCCCGACCTCTACGACGCGAGCCCGCACAACCTGTTCCCGCTGGTCTTCCAGGCGCTCCTCGACGGGAAGACGCCGAAGATCTTCGGCGACGACTACGCGACGCCCGACGGCACCTGCGTCCGCGACTACGTCCACGTCGCCGACCTGGCCGTCTCGCACGCGGCGGCGGCCCGTCGCCTCGACGCCGGCGACACCCTGGAGGCCGCCTACAACCTCGGCTCCGGCGACGGGGTGTCGGTGAAGCAGATCATGGACGCCATGGCCCAGGCCACCGGCATCGCGTTCGACCCCGAGGTCGCGCCGCGCCGCCCCGGCGACCCCGACCGCATCGTCGCGGAAGGCGTGCTCGCCGGCCGCGATCTCGACTGGCAGATGCGCCACACGCTCCTCGAGATGGTGTCGAGCGCCTGGGAGGCTCGGAAGGCCGCCGCCTGA
- the manA gene encoding mannose-6-phosphate isomerase, class I has product MFLAITNVPRDYAWGSTEDISTLLGRKPSGKPEAELWLGAHPGSPSVIVNPAVVDGADTLADWIQAQPDRALGQGKRHLPFLMKVLAAGAPLSIQAHPTPQQAREGFERENRAGVPLLATERNYKDPFPKPEIIYALSDTFDALCGFRPLDTTLADIRALDDGSGRLDALGAHLDDSLQATVAWLFDGDDAAETISAVSAAAAALVASTEVAVSPSIATTAELAELYPGDPGVVVALLLNRVTLSKGEALFLPAGNIHAYLGGLGIELMAPSDNVLRGGLTPKHVDVPELLRVLDFEPLPLPYLRPTEAGAGVSRFDPTDVGFALLHVVPGEQGAVVSLGGPSIVLVTSGELHLKGQDGNIKLRQGESVYVTPDEWRLAVTGTGEAFVATSA; this is encoded by the coding sequence ATGTTCCTCGCCATCACGAACGTCCCGCGCGACTACGCCTGGGGGTCGACCGAAGACATCTCGACGCTCCTCGGGCGGAAGCCCTCCGGCAAGCCGGAGGCCGAGCTGTGGCTGGGCGCCCACCCCGGCTCCCCGAGCGTCATCGTGAATCCGGCCGTCGTCGACGGGGCCGACACCCTCGCCGACTGGATCCAGGCGCAGCCCGACCGCGCGCTGGGCCAGGGCAAGCGGCACCTGCCGTTCCTGATGAAGGTGCTGGCAGCCGGAGCGCCCCTGTCGATCCAGGCCCACCCGACCCCGCAGCAGGCCCGCGAGGGCTTCGAGCGCGAGAACCGCGCCGGCGTCCCGCTCCTCGCGACGGAGCGCAACTACAAAGACCCGTTCCCGAAGCCCGAGATCATCTACGCGCTGAGCGACACGTTCGACGCCCTCTGCGGCTTCCGCCCGCTCGACACGACGCTCGCCGACATCCGAGCGCTCGACGACGGCTCGGGCCGACTCGACGCCCTCGGGGCGCACCTCGACGACTCGCTCCAGGCCACGGTCGCCTGGCTCTTCGACGGCGACGACGCAGCCGAGACGATCTCGGCCGTCAGCGCCGCAGCGGCCGCGCTCGTCGCGTCGACCGAGGTCGCGGTGTCGCCGAGCATCGCCACGACGGCCGAGCTCGCGGAGCTCTACCCGGGCGACCCGGGCGTCGTCGTCGCCCTCCTGCTCAACCGCGTCACCCTGTCGAAGGGCGAGGCGCTGTTCCTGCCCGCGGGCAACATCCACGCCTACCTCGGTGGTCTCGGCATCGAGCTGATGGCGCCGTCCGACAACGTGCTGCGCGGCGGTCTCACCCCCAAGCACGTCGACGTGCCCGAACTCCTGCGCGTGCTCGACTTCGAGCCGCTGCCGCTGCCGTACCTCCGCCCCACCGAGGCCGGAGCCGGCGTGAGCCGCTTCGACCCCACCGACGTCGGCTTCGCGCTCCTGCACGTGGTGCCGGGGGAGCAGGGCGCCGTGGTCTCGCTCGGCGGCCCCTCGATCGTCCTGGTCACGAGCGGCGAGCTGCACCTCAAGGGTCAGGACGGCAACATCAAGCTGCGGCAGGGCGAGTCGGTCTACGTGACCCCCGACGAGTGGCGGCTCGCTGTCACCGGCACCGGCGAGGCGTTCGTCGCGACGTCGGCCTGA
- a CDS encoding O-antigen ligase family protein encodes MSVARALRPATERTGFATLVFLVLFFGDALRNSVNWWGWGAACLVMVAWSVVVVVRHPLKPGRLPILLGLLLAWMIVSLIWSDYRGGTLLGVATQLMTTVAPVALVSTLSWPAIVTALGRALRAIVALSLLFELVVSVFVRQPFCPVYVDCTPPHPEAFFWTRDDLFTGGQIQGLPGNSNLLAIFALLALIVTAVQAHARVLPKRQAWFGIGVSIVALALTRSSTVLVCLVLCAVVFGFAVLARRIPLGRRWTVGVGALLLAGLTALVVVVARGEILRLLGKSSDLTGRVTIWRSVYRLAVERPVVGWGWTGWWQPYLSPFADLAHRKGVVYLQAHNAYLDVWFQLGFIGLALFLAVIVTTAARSWWWATDRRMLGVGRPAPWNSLDLLPLLLLATMLVHGLAESRLNVEWGWALLVTICLATRADNLRWWTTPDSPPGDAATSAPAAPATIGR; translated from the coding sequence ATGTCCGTCGCCCGCGCCCTCCGTCCGGCGACCGAGCGCACCGGGTTCGCGACCCTGGTGTTCCTCGTCCTCTTCTTCGGCGACGCGCTCCGCAACTCCGTCAACTGGTGGGGCTGGGGTGCGGCCTGCCTCGTCATGGTCGCGTGGTCGGTCGTCGTCGTGGTGCGGCATCCTCTGAAGCCCGGCCGCCTCCCGATCCTGCTGGGCCTGCTCCTGGCGTGGATGATCGTGTCGCTCATCTGGTCGGACTACCGCGGGGGCACCCTCCTCGGCGTCGCCACGCAGCTGATGACGACCGTCGCACCCGTCGCCCTCGTCTCGACGCTCTCCTGGCCCGCGATCGTCACCGCCCTCGGGCGCGCGCTCCGGGCGATCGTGGCGCTCTCGCTGCTGTTCGAGCTCGTCGTCTCGGTCTTCGTCCGCCAGCCGTTCTGCCCCGTCTACGTCGACTGCACGCCGCCGCACCCCGAGGCGTTCTTCTGGACCCGCGACGACCTCTTCACCGGCGGTCAGATCCAGGGGCTGCCCGGCAACAGCAACCTGCTGGCGATCTTCGCGCTGCTCGCGCTCATCGTGACGGCGGTGCAGGCGCACGCGCGCGTCCTGCCGAAGCGGCAGGCCTGGTTCGGCATCGGCGTGTCGATCGTCGCTCTCGCCCTGACCCGCTCGTCGACCGTCCTGGTCTGCCTGGTGCTCTGCGCCGTGGTCTTCGGCTTCGCCGTGCTGGCGCGCAGGATCCCGCTCGGCCGTCGCTGGACCGTCGGCGTCGGTGCCCTCCTGCTGGCCGGGCTGACGGCCCTCGTCGTCGTGGTCGCGCGCGGCGAGATCCTGCGCCTCCTCGGCAAGAGCTCCGACCTGACCGGCCGCGTCACCATCTGGCGCTCGGTCTACCGTCTCGCCGTCGAGCGGCCCGTCGTCGGCTGGGGCTGGACCGGCTGGTGGCAGCCGTACCTCTCTCCCTTCGCCGACCTCGCCCACCGCAAGGGCGTCGTCTACCTCCAGGCGCACAACGCCTACCTCGACGTGTGGTTCCAGCTCGGCTTCATCGGACTCGCGCTGTTCCTCGCCGTGATCGTGACGACGGCGGCGAGGTCGTGGTGGTGGGCGACCGACCGCAGGATGCTCGGGGTCGGCCGGCCCGCCCCGTGGAACTCCCTCGATCTGCTCCCGCTCCTCCTCCTGGCGACCATGCTGGTGCACGGGCTCGCGGAGTCGCGCCTCAACGTCGAGTGGGGCTGGGCCCTGCTCGTGACCATCTGCCTCGCCACCCGGGCCGACAACCTCCGCTGGTGGACGACGCCCGACTCTCCCCCGGGCGACGCGGCGACCAGCGCACCGGCGGCACCTGCGACAATCGGGAGGTGA
- a CDS encoding exopolysaccharide production protein has product MTIPGERRDPPRRYLSAWIGFSAGGTFSQALTVAILLYALGIHTVRALIGWPGSVAVLATLVVLSSLSLFGARHRIEWRGILPLSLLALFGFAAVSVFWSQYTWVTVGGVFYALAFGALGMYLALGRDLVQVIRATGDALRILLTVSLSLEVLSGILVDQPFPFLSIQGNIAHGGPIQGVGGTRNFLGFLAALALITFAVEWMTRSISQSTAVASGVLALLTLVFASSPVTAIAVLVLVVAAIALRSIRRAPPERKAVMQWVLLVLVLVGGALALGARDRLWAAIGATSDVETRLRLWTDIRSLISLHSIAGWGFTGAWQSDVFPFTLLSTGGRPSETGLGAFFDTWFQLGLIGLVILLAAGGLALLRAWLTASDHPIVAYVWPALVLLLIAVTALAESYVLFESNLMLFVAVATITARKRSWRLRLPHFEHGTDLPDPR; this is encoded by the coding sequence GTGACGATTCCCGGCGAGAGACGTGACCCGCCGCGGCGGTACCTGTCCGCCTGGATCGGATTCTCCGCCGGCGGCACCTTCTCGCAGGCGCTGACCGTCGCGATCCTGCTCTACGCCCTCGGCATCCACACCGTGCGCGCGCTGATCGGCTGGCCGGGCTCCGTCGCCGTGCTCGCGACCCTGGTCGTGCTGTCGTCGCTGTCGCTCTTCGGTGCCCGCCACCGCATCGAGTGGCGCGGGATCCTGCCCCTGTCGCTCCTGGCGCTGTTCGGGTTCGCGGCGGTCAGCGTGTTCTGGAGCCAGTACACCTGGGTCACCGTCGGCGGGGTCTTCTACGCGCTGGCGTTTGGCGCGCTCGGCATGTACCTCGCGCTCGGGCGCGACCTCGTGCAGGTGATCCGGGCGACCGGCGACGCCCTCCGGATCCTCTTGACCGTCTCGCTGTCGCTCGAGGTGCTGAGCGGCATCCTGGTCGACCAGCCGTTCCCGTTCCTCAGCATCCAGGGCAACATCGCGCACGGCGGCCCGATCCAGGGCGTCGGCGGCACCCGCAACTTCCTCGGGTTCCTCGCCGCCCTCGCGCTCATCACCTTCGCCGTCGAGTGGATGACGCGGTCGATCTCGCAGAGCACCGCCGTCGCCTCCGGGGTGCTGGCGCTCCTCACCCTCGTCTTCGCGTCGTCGCCGGTGACCGCGATCGCCGTGCTGGTGCTCGTCGTCGCCGCCATCGCGCTCCGCAGCATCCGGCGGGCGCCGCCCGAGCGGAAGGCCGTGATGCAGTGGGTGCTGCTCGTGCTGGTGCTCGTCGGCGGCGCACTCGCCCTCGGAGCCCGCGACCGGCTCTGGGCCGCCATCGGGGCGACGTCCGACGTCGAGACGCGGCTCCGGCTCTGGACCGACATCCGCAGCCTCATCAGCCTGCACTCCATCGCCGGCTGGGGCTTCACCGGCGCCTGGCAGAGCGACGTGTTCCCGTTCACGCTGCTCTCGACGGGCGGCAGGCCGTCCGAGACCGGGCTCGGCGCGTTCTTCGACACCTGGTTCCAGCTGGGGCTGATCGGTCTCGTGATCCTGCTCGCCGCCGGAGGCCTCGCGCTCCTCCGCGCGTGGCTGACGGCGTCCGACCACCCGATCGTCGCCTACGTCTGGCCGGCGCTGGTGCTGCTGCTCATCGCCGTGACCGCCCTCGCCGAGAGCTACGTGCTCTTCGAGTCGAACCTCATGCTGTTCGTGGCCGTGGCGACCATCACCGCCCGGAAGCGCTCCTGGCGGCTGCGGCTGCCGCACTTCGAGCACGGGACCGATCTGCCCGATCCGCGGTAG